GTTTTTCAAAAGACTAAAATAGAATTATACGGATTTCACAAGGAATATTCCAAAGAAACGGATCATGGAAGAAAAGAAGATAAGCAAGCGGATTGGACAAAAAAAATTAGAGAATTGCTCATTGAATATAACAATTATAGTAACCGGGAAATTATTTTCAGCATTCAATAAATGTATTTCAAAACTTTTGAATTAACATTGTTACAAAGGCAGACAGAATTAAAAATATTATGGAAAACACATCAATAAATGAACTAGGTCCTAGCTTTAGAACCAGAAAGCCGTGATTATTCATTATACTCCACTTATTTTGTAACCCTTTGTTTACAGGACAAACTGCTTCTTTTCGGAGAGGTAGTGAAGGGAAAAATGCAACTGAATGAAATAGGATCTTATGCAAAAAGATATTGGGAAGAAATAGCAATCCGTAATCCTCACATTGCATTAGATGCTTTTGTAGTAATGCCCAATCATATACATGGGATTATATTGATCAATAAAAAGGGAAATCAAAAAGAAATCATGTCCACTATAGTAGGTTCTTATAAAGCGGTAGTAGAGAAATCTGC
This window of the Bacteroidota bacterium genome carries:
- a CDS encoding transposase yields the protein MQLNEIGSYAKRYWEEIAIRNPHIALDAFVVMPNHIHGIILINKKGNQKEIMSTIVGSYKAVVEKSAKVIVRKFAWQAKIHAQIIKDKSSHTTIADYIVNNPSKWRHDKFYKS